The following proteins come from a genomic window of Dehalococcoidia bacterium:
- a CDS encoding cation transporter gives MQGSSPSGRPEGQHDHHDEHDHHGHHGDDDSHDDHDGHGHGSHDDHEGHDHDSHDDHDGHDHSSHDDHEGHDHGGHDHAHELRLTSRRSLLVALTLISTYMVAEVVGGVLSGSLALIADAGHMLTDAAAIVMALVAMWIAEKEASIERTFGYQRAEVLAALANTFALWLIAGWILFEAYHRTFTEEVEINGLPVLLVGIGGLIINLIVAWILHRSSQHSMNVEGAFQHVLADLMGSVGVVISAIFVMTLEWYVVDPILSVLIAGLIVWSSRHLMATVLQVLLEGVPRHIDVYSLCSDIEEVEGVTIIHDVHVWTITSGSEAFTAHVLVDPTFSGPQINKILERIQGITHDKYGIDHVTIQVEQSVANCREDHHVGHLEFTSRPSAA, from the coding sequence ATGCAGGGTTCGAGTCCGTCCGGCCGACCTGAGGGCCAGCACGATCACCACGACGAACACGACCACCACGGTCATCATGGGGACGACGACTCCCATGACGACCACGATGGGCACGGTCACGGCTCACATGATGACCATGAGGGGCATGATCACGACTCCCATGACGACCACGATGGGCACGATCACAGCTCACATGATGACCATGAGGGGCATGACCACGGCGGGCACGACCACGCCCACGAGCTGAGACTCACCAGTCGCCGCAGCCTGTTAGTTGCGCTCACCCTCATCTCCACTTACATGGTGGCTGAGGTGGTGGGTGGCGTTCTATCCGGCAGCCTGGCGCTGATTGCGGACGCCGGTCACATGCTCACAGACGCGGCCGCCATCGTCATGGCTTTGGTAGCCATGTGGATTGCGGAAAAGGAAGCGTCTATCGAAAGGACTTTTGGCTACCAGCGTGCTGAGGTCCTGGCAGCTCTGGCCAACACGTTTGCACTGTGGCTTATTGCGGGCTGGATTCTATTCGAGGCCTACCACAGAACCTTTACGGAAGAAGTCGAGATTAACGGCCTTCCGGTACTTCTCGTGGGCATAGGCGGTCTGATTATCAACTTAATCGTTGCGTGGATTCTCCACCGATCGTCGCAGCACAGCATGAATGTCGAAGGGGCATTCCAGCACGTACTGGCGGACCTTATGGGATCGGTGGGCGTCGTCATATCAGCCATTTTTGTTATGACGCTTGAATGGTACGTTGTCGACCCTATCCTCAGCGTTCTAATCGCCGGTCTTATCGTGTGGAGCAGCCGACACCTGATGGCTACGGTGCTCCAGGTACTCTTGGAAGGTGTGCCAAGGCATATAGACGTCTACAGCCTCTGCAGCGACATCGAAGAAGTTGAGGGCGTAACGATTATTCATGACGTACACGTCTGGACCATCACATCAGGAAGCGAGGCCTTTACAGCCCACGTCCTGGTTGATCCCACCTTCAGTGGCCCACAGATAAATAAGATCCTGGAGCGAATTCAGGGCATAACACACGATAAATACGGCATAGACCACGTTACCATCCAGGTCGAGCAGTCGGTGGCCAATTGCAGAGAAGACCACCACGTGGGTCACCTAGAGTTCACCAGTCGTCCTTCTGCAGC
- a CDS encoding ABC transporter ATP-binding protein — MIDLTGVSKHYQIGPVEVRALDGVDLHVADGEFVVVLGPSGSGKTTLLNIIGALDTPTDGSVSVGGRDITHSSRSELFALRRETVSFIFQSFNLFPGLTALENVEFGMDVAGKRGVISAQSVLDSVGLGDRTSHFPHELSGGEQQRVAIARALATGNPVLLADEPTGELDFRTGAQILELLIQQASDERAVLVVTHNREISRIADRVVEMSSGRIISDGPPQGGKTPLSQLRW; from the coding sequence ATGATTGATCTCACTGGGGTTTCGAAACACTACCAAATCGGCCCGGTAGAAGTACGGGCGCTCGACGGTGTCGATCTTCACGTTGCCGATGGCGAGTTCGTGGTTGTCCTCGGGCCATCCGGCAGCGGCAAGACCACACTGCTGAATATCATAGGAGCCCTCGACACCCCCACTGACGGCAGCGTCTCTGTCGGTGGACGCGACATCACGCATTCGTCACGCTCTGAGCTGTTCGCTCTCAGACGAGAGACCGTGAGCTTCATATTCCAAAGTTTTAATCTGTTTCCGGGTCTAACCGCCCTGGAGAACGTTGAATTTGGTATGGACGTCGCGGGAAAGCGAGGGGTCATTTCTGCCCAGTCCGTGCTCGATTCTGTTGGCCTGGGCGACAGGACATCGCACTTTCCCCACGAGTTGTCTGGCGGCGAGCAGCAGCGGGTCGCCATCGCCAGGGCTCTCGCCACCGGCAATCCAGTTCTGTTGGCTGACGAGCCCACGGGCGAGCTCGATTTCAGAACGGGCGCCCAGATCCTGGAACTGCTGATCCAGCAGGCATCTGACGAACGCGCCGTCCTGGTGGTAACCCACAACAGGGAGATTTCACGCATAGCCGACCGCGTGGTTGAGATGAGCAGCGGGCGTATTATCAGCGACGGTCCACCCCAAGGGGGCAAGACTCCTCTCTCGCAGCTTCGCTGGTAG
- a CDS encoding nuclear transport factor 2 family protein, translating into MTQTQDLTKTIQDLESQRLVAMVDKDVDTLGRILADDLTYVHTSAALDTKESFVSGIGSGRLNYELITPTPSTVRTYANSAVVRGGAHVHVNGNHFSLEYTVVYVNNDGDWQMTAWHATRVPE; encoded by the coding sequence ATGACTCAGACACAGGATCTTACGAAGACAATTCAGGACTTGGAATCCCAACGTCTCGTCGCAATGGTGGATAAGGACGTTGACACCTTGGGACGGATTCTAGCCGACGATCTCACCTATGTGCATACCTCGGCGGCGTTGGATACCAAAGAGAGCTTTGTGAGCGGTATCGGCTCAGGGAGACTCAACTACGAGTTGATCACCCCAACTCCCAGCACAGTCCGAACGTACGCCAACTCCGCAGTCGTCCGAGGCGGCGCCCACGTCCACGTGAATGGAAACCACTTCTCGCTTGAGTACACGGTGGTCTATGTAAACAACGACGGCGACTGGCAGATGACGGCTTGGCATGCCACCAGGGTGCCCGAATAG